One part of the Musa acuminata AAA Group cultivar baxijiao chromosome BXJ1-5, Cavendish_Baxijiao_AAA, whole genome shotgun sequence genome encodes these proteins:
- the LOC103973516 gene encoding multiple organellar RNA editing factor 8, chloroplastic/mitochondrial isoform X1, translated as MTRRILIAKLHTLCRSSRALSLPRACPSPLLRFRPLVAIATEYPLLRLNSVADASGTRCFSTRPTTSSLNDPSPNWSNRPPKETILLDGCDFEHWLVVMEPADPSLTRDEIIDSYIKTLSQVLGSEEEARMSIYSVSTKHYFAFGCKVSEEISYKIKPLPKVRWVLPDSYLDVKNKDYGGEPFIDGTAVPYDPKYHEEWVRNNARAQERSRRNDRPRNFDRSRNFERRRENMQHFQNREAPPMQNQQEFQNRDAQNAMPQNAQSPMPSRDVPPTPNHDPNTMPPPNYIPNAGSNYGGGGQGYQGGPGYQGGGQGYQGSYPGGNMPSGPGYQGGRPGYQGDSRGYQGGGTAGGNAGGIMPGGSVYQGGSPGGYQGGGPGYQGGSPGGYQGGGPGYQGGSPGGYQGGGPGYQGGSPAGYQGGGSAYQGGSPRYQGSSPPYQGGLSGNQSENSSYEGSSPNYQPGGGPGYQGGVPYQGRDMPGRDQ; from the exons ATGACGCGGCGAATACTGATCGCTAAGCTCCACACCCTCTGCCGCTCCTCGCGGGCTCTCTCGCTCCCCCGCGCTTGCCCTTCCCCTCTGCTCCGCTTCCGTCCCCTCGTCGCCATCGCCACTGAATACCCCCTGCTCCGCCTCAACTCAGTCGCCGACGCCTCAGGGACCAGATGCTTCTCCACCCGGCCGACGACGTCTTCACTCAACGATCCGTCACCGAACTGGAGCAACCGCCCTCCCAAGGAGACCATCCTACTCGACGGCTGTGACTTCGAGCACTGGCTTGTCGTCATGGAGCCCGCCGATCCCTCCCTCACTCGCGACGAGATCATCGATAGCTACATCAAGACCCTGTCCCAGGTTCTTGGAAG TGAAGAAGAAGCGAGGATGTCAATTTATTCGGTGTCGACAAAGCATTACTTTGCTTTTGGGTGCAAAGTATCTGAAGAGATCTCATATAAGATCAAGC CTTTGCCGAAGGTCCGTTGGGTCCTGCCTGACTCATATTTAGATGTGAAGAACAAAGATTATGGAG GAGAACCATTCATAGATGGTACAGCTGTTCCCTATGACCCTAAATACCATGAAGAGTGGGTGAGGAATAATGCACGTGCACAAGAGAGGTCGAGGCGGAATGATAGGCCTCGCAATTTTGATCGATCACGGAACtttgagaggagaagggaaaacATGCAGCACTTCCAGAATAGAGAAGCACCACCAATGCAAAACCAGCAGGAGTTCCAGAATCGTGATGCACAGAATGCAATGCCACAAAATGCCCAGAGTCCTATGCCTTCTAGAGATGTTCCTCCAACACCTAATCATGATCCCAATACCATGCCACCACCTAACTACATCCCAAATGCTGGAAGTAACTATGGAGGGGGCGGACAAGGCTATCAAGGAGGCCCTGGTTATCAAGGGGGTGGTCAAGGGTACCAGGGCAGCTATCCTGGAGGCAATATGCCAAGTGGTCCTGGTTATCAAGGTGGCCGCCCTGGTTACCAGGGAGATTCCCGTGGTTATCAAGGAGGCGGCACCGCTGGTGGAAATGCAGGAGGCATTATGCCAGGTGGTTCAGTCTATCAAGGAGGCAGCCCCGGTGGTTATCAGGGAGGTGGCCCAGGTTATCAAGGAGGCAGCCCCGGTGGTTATCAGGGAGGTGGCCCAGGTTATCAAGGAGGCAGCCCTGGTGGTTATCAGGGAGGTGGCCCAGGTTATCAAGGAGGCAGCCCTGCAGGTTATCAGGGAGGTGGCTCTGCATATCAAGGAGGTAGCCCGCGTTATCAGGGAAGCAGTCCACCTTATCAAGGTGGCTTATCTGGTAATCAATCTGAAAACTCTAGTTATGAAGGAAGCAGCCCCAACTATCAGCCGGGTGGTGGACCTGGGTACCAAGGTGGGGTTCCTTATCAAGGAAGAGACATGCCTGGAAGAGATCAATAA
- the LOC103973516 gene encoding multiple organellar RNA editing factor 8, chloroplastic/mitochondrial isoform X2: MTRRILIAKLHTLCRSSRALSLPRACPSPLLRFRPLVAIATEYPLLRLNSVADASGTRCFSTRPTTSSLNDPSPNWSNRPPKETILLDGCDFEHWLVVMEPADPSLTRDEIIDSYIKTLSQVLGSEEEARMSIYSVSTKHYFAFGCKVSEEISYKIKPLPKVRWVLPDSYLDVKNKDYGGEPFIDGTAVPYDPKYHEEWVRNNARAQERSRRNDRPRNFDRSRNFERRRENMQHFQNREAPPMQNQQEFQNRDAQNAMPQNAQSPMPSRDVPPTPNHDPNTMPPPNYIPNAGSNYGGGGQGYQGGPGYQGGGQGYQGSYPGGNMPSGPGYQGGRPGYQGDSRGYQGGGTAGGNAGGIMPGGSVYQGGSPGGYQGGSPGGYQGGGPGYQGGSPAGYQGGGSAYQGGSPRYQGSSPPYQGGLSGNQSENSSYEGSSPNYQPGGGPGYQGGVPYQGRDMPGRDQ; this comes from the exons ATGACGCGGCGAATACTGATCGCTAAGCTCCACACCCTCTGCCGCTCCTCGCGGGCTCTCTCGCTCCCCCGCGCTTGCCCTTCCCCTCTGCTCCGCTTCCGTCCCCTCGTCGCCATCGCCACTGAATACCCCCTGCTCCGCCTCAACTCAGTCGCCGACGCCTCAGGGACCAGATGCTTCTCCACCCGGCCGACGACGTCTTCACTCAACGATCCGTCACCGAACTGGAGCAACCGCCCTCCCAAGGAGACCATCCTACTCGACGGCTGTGACTTCGAGCACTGGCTTGTCGTCATGGAGCCCGCCGATCCCTCCCTCACTCGCGACGAGATCATCGATAGCTACATCAAGACCCTGTCCCAGGTTCTTGGAAG TGAAGAAGAAGCGAGGATGTCAATTTATTCGGTGTCGACAAAGCATTACTTTGCTTTTGGGTGCAAAGTATCTGAAGAGATCTCATATAAGATCAAGC CTTTGCCGAAGGTCCGTTGGGTCCTGCCTGACTCATATTTAGATGTGAAGAACAAAGATTATGGAG GAGAACCATTCATAGATGGTACAGCTGTTCCCTATGACCCTAAATACCATGAAGAGTGGGTGAGGAATAATGCACGTGCACAAGAGAGGTCGAGGCGGAATGATAGGCCTCGCAATTTTGATCGATCACGGAACtttgagaggagaagggaaaacATGCAGCACTTCCAGAATAGAGAAGCACCACCAATGCAAAACCAGCAGGAGTTCCAGAATCGTGATGCACAGAATGCAATGCCACAAAATGCCCAGAGTCCTATGCCTTCTAGAGATGTTCCTCCAACACCTAATCATGATCCCAATACCATGCCACCACCTAACTACATCCCAAATGCTGGAAGTAACTATGGAGGGGGCGGACAAGGCTATCAAGGAGGCCCTGGTTATCAAGGGGGTGGTCAAGGGTACCAGGGCAGCTATCCTGGAGGCAATATGCCAAGTGGTCCTGGTTATCAAGGTGGCCGCCCTGGTTACCAGGGAGATTCCCGTGGTTATCAAGGAGGCGGCACCGCTGGTGGAAATGCAGGAGGCATTATGCCAGGTGGTTCAGTCTATCAAGGAGGCAGCCCCGGTGGTTATCAGGGAG GCAGCCCTGGTGGTTATCAGGGAGGTGGCCCAGGTTATCAAGGAGGCAGCCCTGCAGGTTATCAGGGAGGTGGCTCTGCATATCAAGGAGGTAGCCCGCGTTATCAGGGAAGCAGTCCACCTTATCAAGGTGGCTTATCTGGTAATCAATCTGAAAACTCTAGTTATGAAGGAAGCAGCCCCAACTATCAGCCGGGTGGTGGACCTGGGTACCAAGGTGGGGTTCCTTATCAAGGAAGAGACATGCCTGGAAGAGATCAATAA